A genomic segment from Saimiri boliviensis isolate mSaiBol1 chromosome 14, mSaiBol1.pri, whole genome shotgun sequence encodes:
- the LGALS8 gene encoding galectin-8 isoform X2 codes for MMLSLNNLQNIIYNPVIPYVGTIPDQLDPGTLIVIRGHVPSDADRFQVDLQYGSSVKPRADVAFHFNPRFKRAGCIVCNTLINEKWGWEEITYDTPFKREKSFEIVIMVLKDKFQVAVNGKHTLLYAHRIGPEKIDTLGIYGKVNIHSIGFSFSSDLQSTQASSLELTEISRENVPRSGMPQYSLPFTARLNTPMGPGRTVVVKGEVNTNAKGFNVDLLAGKSKDIALHLNPRLNIKAFVRNSFLQESWGEEERNITSFPFSPGMYFEMIIYCDVKEFKVAVNGAHSLEYKHRFKELSSIDTLEINGDIHLLEVRSW; via the exons gtaaTCCCCTATGTTGGCACCATTCCTGATCAGTTGGATCCTGGAACTTTGATTGTAATACGTGGGCACGTTCCTAGTGATGCAGACAG ATTCCAGGTGGACCTGCAGTATGGCAGCAGCGTGAAACCTCGAGCCGATGTGGCCTTTCATTTCAATCCTCGTTTCAAAAGGGCCGGCTGCATTGTTTGCAATACTTTGATAAATGAAAAATGGGGATGGGAAGAGATCACCTATGACACGCCTTTCAAAAGAGAAAAGTCTTTTGAGATCGTGATTATGGTGCTGAAGGACAAATTCCAG GTGGCTGTAAATGGAAAACATACTCTGCTTTATGCCCACAGGATTGGCCCAGAGAAAATAGACACTCTGGGCATTTATGGCAAAGTGAATATTCACTCAATTGGTTTTAGCTTCAGCTCG GATTTACAAAGTACCCAAGCGTCTAGTCTGGAACTGACAGAGATAAGTAGAGAAAAt GTACCAAGGTCTGGCATGCCCCAGTAT AGCCTGCCATTCACCGCAAGGTTGAACACCCCCATGGGCCCTGGAAGAACTGTCGTCGTTAAGGGAGAAGTGAATACCAATGCCAAAGG ctTTAACGTTGACCTACTAGCAGGAAAATCAAAGGATATTGCTCTACACTTGAACCCACGCCTGAATATTAAAGCATTTGTaagaaattcttttcttcagGAGTCCtggggagaagaagagagaaatataaCCAGTTTCCCATTTAGTCCTGGGATGTACTTTGAG ATGATAATTTATTGTGATGTTAaagaattcaaggttgcagtaaaTGGTGCACACAGCCTGGAGTACAAACACAGATTTAAAGAGCTTAGCAGTATTGACACGCTGGAGATTAATGGAGACATCCACTTACTGGAAGTAAGGAGCTGGTAG
- the LGALS8 gene encoding galectin-8 isoform X1 has product MMLSLNNLQNIIYNPVIPYVGTIPDQLDPGTLIVIRGHVPSDADRFQVDLQYGSSVKPRADVAFHFNPRFKRAGCIVCNTLINEKWGWEEITYDTPFKREKSFEIVIMVLKDKFQVAVNGKHTLLYAHRIGPEKIDTLGIYGKVNIHSIGFSFSSDLQSTQASSLELTEISRENVPRSGMPQYPSNREGDISKIAPRTVYTKSKDSTVNHTLTCTKIPPMNYLSKSLPFTARLNTPMGPGRTVVVKGEVNTNAKGFNVDLLAGKSKDIALHLNPRLNIKAFVRNSFLQESWGEEERNITSFPFSPGMYFEMIIYCDVKEFKVAVNGAHSLEYKHRFKELSSIDTLEINGDIHLLEVRSW; this is encoded by the exons gtaaTCCCCTATGTTGGCACCATTCCTGATCAGTTGGATCCTGGAACTTTGATTGTAATACGTGGGCACGTTCCTAGTGATGCAGACAG ATTCCAGGTGGACCTGCAGTATGGCAGCAGCGTGAAACCTCGAGCCGATGTGGCCTTTCATTTCAATCCTCGTTTCAAAAGGGCCGGCTGCATTGTTTGCAATACTTTGATAAATGAAAAATGGGGATGGGAAGAGATCACCTATGACACGCCTTTCAAAAGAGAAAAGTCTTTTGAGATCGTGATTATGGTGCTGAAGGACAAATTCCAG GTGGCTGTAAATGGAAAACATACTCTGCTTTATGCCCACAGGATTGGCCCAGAGAAAATAGACACTCTGGGCATTTATGGCAAAGTGAATATTCACTCAATTGGTTTTAGCTTCAGCTCG GATTTACAAAGTACCCAAGCGTCTAGTCTGGAACTGACAGAGATAAGTAGAGAAAAt GTACCAAGGTCTGGCATGCCCCAGTAT CCTAGTAATAGAGAAGGAGACATTTCTAAAATCGCACCCAGAACTGTCTACACCAAGAGCAAAGATTCGACTGTCAATCACACTTTGACTTGCACCAAAATACCACCTATGAACTATTTGTCAAAG AGCCTGCCATTCACCGCAAGGTTGAACACCCCCATGGGCCCTGGAAGAACTGTCGTCGTTAAGGGAGAAGTGAATACCAATGCCAAAGG ctTTAACGTTGACCTACTAGCAGGAAAATCAAAGGATATTGCTCTACACTTGAACCCACGCCTGAATATTAAAGCATTTGTaagaaattcttttcttcagGAGTCCtggggagaagaagagagaaatataaCCAGTTTCCCATTTAGTCCTGGGATGTACTTTGAG ATGATAATTTATTGTGATGTTAaagaattcaaggttgcagtaaaTGGTGCACACAGCCTGGAGTACAAACACAGATTTAAAGAGCTTAGCAGTATTGACACGCTGGAGATTAATGGAGACATCCACTTACTGGAAGTAAGGAGCTGGTAG